A window of Planctomycetia bacterium genomic DNA:
GTCGAACACCATCTTTGGCCGGTCTACGACGAGAAGGTCATCACCGCTTTGAATGCGGCTGTCGGCCCGAAGCCGACCTTCATCGCCGACGGCCACCACCGCTATGAGACCGCCTGCAACTACCGCGAAGAGCTGAGCGCCGGCGGCGAGCTGCCGTCGAATCACCCCGCGAACTTCGTGTTGATGATGTGCGTCGGGATGAGCGACCCTGGCATGATCGTGCTGCCGACGCACCGGCTGTTCCGCGGTTTGCCGAGCATGTCGTCGGCGGACCTGATCGCCAAGCTCGGCGACGCCTTCGCCTGCCGTGTGGCCGGCGAAGGGTGCGACCTGGCCCAAAGTGTTTGGGATTCCATCGAAAGCGAAGGCGAACAGGGAACGATCGGCCTGTTCACCCAACAAGACGAGCGCTGGGTCGTGGCGAAGATCACGCCGGCCGGCGAGGCCAAAATGGCCGAAATCGCCGCTGACCACAGCGAGGACTGGCAAGGCCTGGGCGTCGCTATCCTGCACCGGCTGCTGATCGAAAACCTGCTGGACGGGAAGGATCTGCCGAAGCCGCACTACGTCCATCTGGTCGACGAAGTCGTCTCCAGCCTTGAATCCGGTGAGTTCCCCCTCGCCGCCCTGGTCATGCCCGCGACAGTCGACCACGTCCGAACCATCAGCGAACACGCCGAACG
This region includes:
- a CDS encoding DUF1015 domain-containing protein translates to MPEIQAFRGVRYDLGHVGSLSDVIAPPYDVIDAALQDRLYKQHPANVIRLILNREEPGDNDSQNRYSRAARFLKNWRGEGVLFTESDPAVYVYHQKFDYGGQTFTRRGFMARIRLQRFGQGNIFPHEETMSGPKLDRLLLTRACKANLSQIFGLYPDSESEAQNLLEQAIVGKAPLSATDHLGVEHHLWPVYDEKVITALNAAVGPKPTFIADGHHRYETACNYREELSAGGELPSNHPANFVLMMCVGMSDPGMIVLPTHRLFRGLPSMSSADLIAKLGDAFACRVAGEGCDLAQSVWDSIESEGEQGTIGLFTQQDERWVVAKITPAGEAKMAEIAADHSEDWQGLGVAILHRLLIENLLDGKDLPKPHYVHLVDEVVSSLESGEFPLAALVMPATVDHVRTISEHAERMPAKSTYFYPKLLSGLVINPLE